A stretch of DNA from Methylomicrobium lacus LW14:
GATTATCTATGCTTTGCTGTCTCTGAACAGCGAAATCCTTCTGCAAAAAGAGTATCTGGAGTCCGACGATGTGCCGGAAGAAGATCTCGACAACGAGCAAGACATTCTGGACGACCTCGAACAGGCCTTCATGGAATTCGTCGATGTGTACAAGGGCCGCTGCAAGGCCGACAAATCATTGCCTGACCTGGACGAACTGTTGAACAGCCAATTGTAATGATCACGCTGTTCGGAATAAAAAACTGCGACACCTGTAAAAAGGCGCGGCAGTGGCTGGAGCAGCACGGCATCGCCCATCGTTTTCATGATTACCGTGTCGACGGCCTGCCGCCCGAGCTGCTGCAACGCTTCATCGACGGCCTCGGCTGGGAAAAGCTGCTGAACAAGAGCAGCACCAGCTGGAGGCAGTTGAGCGCGGACCAACAGGCCGGTCTGACGCGCGAGAAAGCGGCTGCCTTGATGCTCGAAACGCCGACCTTGATCAAACGCCCGGTTCTGGATAGCGGCAATACCCTGACGCTCGGCTTCAAGGCCGATCAATACGAAGCACTGAACTTGAAGGACGCCAAAGGATGAGCGCAACGCTGGAATTATTGAAGGATTTGATCGGCCGCGAGTCGGTCACGCCGAAGGATGAAGGCTGCCAGGACGTGCTGGCCGCGAGGCTCGCGCCCTTGGGTTTTAACGAGGAAAGGCTGAATTTCGCCGATACGCAGAATATCTGGCTGAGACGAGGCGATGCGAAACCGTTGTTCGTCTTTCTCGGCCATACCGACGTGGTGCCGACCGGCCCGCTGGAGGCCTGGCAGTCGCCGCCGTTCGAACCGACGATCCGGGGCGGCAGATTGTATGGACGCGGCGCGGCGGACATGAAGGGCAGCATCGCGGCGTTCACGACCGCTTTAGAGCGTTTCCTCGCCGCGCATCCGGACCCTGAAGGCTCGATCGCTATCATGATGACCAGCGACGAGGAAGGCATCGCGACGCATGGCGTCGTGAAGGTCGTCGAGGTGCTCGAAGCGCGCGGCGAAAAGATCGATTGGTGTCTGGTCGGCGAACCGTCCAGCGACAAGAAGATCGGCGACGTGATCCGGGTCGGACGGCGCGGCTCCTTGTGCGCGAAAATGACCGTCGCGGGCATTCAGGGCCATGTCGCGTACCCCGAACTGGCCGAAAACCCGATCCATGCCTTCGCGCCGGCTTTGAAGGAATTGACCGAGGAAGTCTGGGATAAAGGCAACGCGTTTTTCCCGCCGACCAGCCTGCAAGTCTCGAATATTCATTCGGGGACCGGAGCCGAGAACATCATCCCCGGATCGGTCGAAGTGCTGTTCAACCTGCGCTTCTGCACCGAGCTGGACGAAGAGACGATCAAGCAGCGCACGCAGGCGATCTTCGACCGCCACGGCCTGAACTACGACATTCAGTGGCGCCTGTCCGGCAATCCGTTTCTAACCTCCCAAGGCAAGCTGATCGATGCGGCACATGCGGCGATCGAAGCGGTAACCGGTTATGACACGCACGACGATACCGGCGGCGGCACCTCGGACGGGCGCTTCATCGCGCCGACCGGCGCCGAGGTGATCGAACTCGGACCTTTGAATGAAAGCATCCACAAGGTCAACGAGAATGTCGGCCTTGAGGATCTGGAGACCTTGTCCGGCATTTACGAACAGATATTGGTCAACCTGCTGATCCGCTCCTAAAAAAATAGGAGGGTACGCATCGTGCACCCTCCTATCCTCATTACCGTCAATCTTACTCTGTCGGCTTTACGGCTACAGCCTCGCCCGACTATCAGTCCTGCCGCCGATCCACAAAGGCACAGCCAGCACCAGCAAGCTTCCAAGCCAATACAAGAGCTGGCAATTGATCAGCGTATACGTCAGAGACGTTTGCAGCCGGTCGCCGAAATCGGGATGATCCTGGACCAAATCGTAGCCGCTCATAAAAGCATGGGTTTCGCCGACGATCAGCGCCGGCACAGCAAAGATCAATACCCCGGCCAAGAGCCTCAGCGGCAGCAGAAAAATCAACGCGGCGATCAACAGCACCCAGCCTTGCAGTTGGCTATAGGTCAACGTGGTCATGAAGGCGGCATACAGCCTGTCCGCGAAGATCGGATAAGCGGTCGGGAAATTGGTGCCGATCATGATCTGGTAGGTCTCGAAAGCCAACAGCGCCACGCCGGTACCGGCCAACAGCATGCTCAACTTACACACACCGCCAGTCTTTGCGGTCCCTCCGGTGATACCGGCCAACAGTTGCCGCCAGTTCCGCTCGCCGCCGATAAAACCGAGTACGAGCAAGCCCAAGATCCCGAACACCGGGATCAAGGTCAACGGATACGGAAAGCTCAAAAAGCGGCCGTTCAGAGTCATCGCCTGCGTTTTATAAAAGGCCAGCGCGACAAAGGTCAGAAACAGATAGCGGCTCCAGGCCGGCAAGCAGGCGCAGCCATTCGTAATCCGCAACGATTCCGCCGCGCGCTGGATCAGCAGTCCGCCAAACGCGAGGCCGAGAGCCGCAATCGACAGCGTATGAAAGCGCTCCATGTCGTTGTAGCTGGTGTACCAGAGATCGCCGGTCTGATTGACCTGCAAGGCGCTGAGCAACTGGGCAAAGCCGGCAAAGGTAAAGAGTTGCACGGCTGACAGCGCCTGCAGGCGTTTCGCGTAAAAACCGACGGCCAGCAGTGTCAGCAGGCCCGCAACCAACACCCGCATCGGCCAGTTCGGATTCTCGACCACCTTGCCGGTCAACGGAAACACCAGCTCGCGATCGACCGAATAAAGCCCCCAGTTCGCGCCGACTACACCTTCCAGCTTGCTCTTCCAGGGCTGGTTAAACGCCTCGACGACGTTGATGTCGAAGCCGTTTTTATCGGCGACCTGCACCAGCGAGCGGATAAATTTGGCTTCATTCACAACGCTCGGCACCGCCGGCCCCCGCTGGCGGCCGGCGCTCGGCCAGCCGGATTCGCCGATCAGGATCGGCTTGCCGGGATAGGCATCGCGGATGCGCTGATAATTCTTCACGATATGGTCGGCGGTCTTATCGACCAACAACGGCTCGTCTTCCCAGTACGGCAGGATGTGCACGGTAAAGAAATCAACCTCTTTCGCGATTTCCGGATAACGGATGTAATACGACCAGACATCCGCATAAGACACCGGCTGCTTGATCGCCTGCTTGACCCGGCGAATATAACTCAACAGCTGCTCGGGCTCGAGTTCGCCGCGCATCAGCACTTCGTTGCCGACAATCACGCGCGTAATCACGTCGGGATATTCGTTCGCCGCCTTGATCAGGGCCGCAATCTCTTCCTCGTTATCCTTCGCCATATTCATGCTGGTCAGCCAGGCGCCCTGAATCATTTTCAGGCCGTGTTTACGGGCCAGCGCCGGCACCTCGGCCAGTCCTTTCGAACTTGCGTAGGTACGGATCGTACGCGATTGGCCGGCCAACAGGCGTAAATCTTCGTCCATTTGCTCCGTACTCGGAAAGACCTGAGTCAACGGACTCTGTCCTTCCCGAAACGGCGCGAAAGAAACGCTGTTGACCTTGCCGCCGGGCACATCGACGCCGGTATCCTGCGGCAGATTGTTCAGCCAGGTGATCAAGGCATTGCCGACCACCACCAATGCGATAAATAAAACAGTTCGTGCAAGTTTCATAAGTCAAGGAAAGCTCTACGAAAAAAATATAGCCTGCTATCATAGCGCACCGCAGGCTGAGATTGCCAATTAGAGTGGCATGAACGGCATCCCACTTTAACACGCACGCCAAAACCCATGAAAAACCCCCTCCGAACCCTGATCGAACAGCCCGGTATCAAAGCCGCTCCCGCCGTGTATGATTGTTTGGGCGCAATGGTCGCCGAACAGGCGGGATTCGAATTTCTCTTTACCAGCGGCTTCGGCCTATCGGCTTCTTTACTCGGCAAACCCGACATGGGTTATCTGACCGCCAGCGAGATGATAGGCGCCGCCTGCCGAATCGCGAACAGCGTTTCGATTCCAGTGATCGCGGACATGGATACCGGCTACGGCAATCCGCTGAACGTGATCCGCATGGTCCAGGAAATCGCCCCCTCGAAAGTCGCCGGCATCATCCTGGAAGATCAGGAATGCCCGAAAAAATGCGGCCATTTCGAAGGTAAACGGGTGATTTCGGTAGAGGAGCAGGTCGAAAAGATCAAGGCCGCGGTCTATGCGCGCGGCGATTCGAACCTGGTGATCGTCGGCCGGACCGATGCCCGCGCGATCGAGGGTTTGCAGGGAGCGATCGCAAGAGGCGAACATTATCTCGAAGCCGGCGCGGATGTGTTGTTCATCGAAGCGCCGCAGTCCCGGGATGAACTGAAAGAGATTGCCCGACATTTTGCCGGCGTCCCGCTATTCGCGAATATCATTGAAGGCGGCAAGACCCCGAATTTATCTGTGCAGGAGCTAGAAGAGATGGGCTACAAGCTGGCGGCTTTTGCCTTGTCCGGCTTGTTTTCGGTGACACAGGCGCTGAAGGATTGCTTTGGCTGCTTGAAGCAGGACGGTTCGACCGAAAATATCAATAAAGATCTGTCATTTGAACAGTTTAAGGATGTGATTCATATCGACAAGCACATTGAACTGGAAAGGAAATTTGGGCTTTTGTAAATCTATGCTGACTCAATCTATTGTGATAGTTACGGTAGGAAGGTGGGCTGTCAAATGAGGCGGCAACGCCTAGTTTACAAAATAATTTTTGACAACTGAACCTGGACGAGTGTAAAAAATAACCAGACCAAGATAATAACTTGTTAGACATTTTGTGACGTACGTTAGAGGTATCATTATGTCGTTAGAAGAAAAAAGAAGGATTTATACACTAGAAAGAAAAGTCATGAGGTGCGAGATGAATAACATTATGAAAAAAAATATCTTTGCGTTATTTTTATTCATAATATTGGCTTACGTGATAAGTAATAATAAATTTTCACCGTTCCCATTATTTGAATTTCATTCGCCTTTTTGTCCTGGAACACCAAGCCAACTTGTGTTCTTGGCTTGTATAGTTACATCAACAGTAGCTCTTACGGTCATAGGGAATAGATTTCGCGATAGAATGGATGAAATTGAAAAAGAAAAATTGGAAATAGAAGAAAAACAAATAAAGCAAAACGTATATGTGAAAGAACTCAATGATAAATTTAATGAAAGAATTACTAATATAAATAAGTCATTTAAAAAGTGCCAAATTGGGCTTTTTCAAATGACAATCGTTCTTTCTGTGCAGGTTATTATGGCATGCATTACCTGTCTTAGAATATTATTTACATGGGAAATACTTGATATATACCTAATTTGGGGTTCGTTTTATCTATTTGGAATTTTATGGGTTCACTATTTTTTCGTTTACGGTGGCGGTGAACATCTTTGGATAATTTTTAAAAATGATAACGCGTAGATTACTCTGAGGCACGAAGCGCATTGTTCGTCATTGATGTGACTTCTTCGTTGGCACATCCTACAAAGATTGGAAATGAAATCACAACCAAGCCTAACCCAACGCTCCAAAGGACTCCGCTCCGCAGTTGAGCTTTGCGTTATACCTTACGAAGGATATTTATATGGCAAATGATGAAATGCTCGAATTTGTTGAGAACGAGAAAAATAAGCGGAGACAGTATTCCTTGATGTTTGACGAGCTTAAGGCTCGCGAAGACGAATTAAGGAAACAGATCGCATATCAACAGTCAGTAATAGCGGAACAAGAAGTTCTTC
This window harbors:
- a CDS encoding glycosyl hydrolase family 17 protein — encoded protein: MKLARTVLFIALVVVGNALITWLNNLPQDTGVDVPGGKVNSVSFAPFREGQSPLTQVFPSTEQMDEDLRLLAGQSRTIRTYASSKGLAEVPALARKHGLKMIQGAWLTSMNMAKDNEEEIAALIKAANEYPDVITRVIVGNEVLMRGELEPEQLLSYIRRVKQAIKQPVSYADVWSYYIRYPEIAKEVDFFTVHILPYWEDEPLLVDKTADHIVKNYQRIRDAYPGKPILIGESGWPSAGRQRGPAVPSVVNEAKFIRSLVQVADKNGFDINVVEAFNQPWKSKLEGVVGANWGLYSVDRELVFPLTGKVVENPNWPMRVLVAGLLTLLAVGFYAKRLQALSAVQLFTFAGFAQLLSALQVNQTGDLWYTSYNDMERFHTLSIAALGLAFGGLLIQRAAESLRITNGCACLPAWSRYLFLTFVALAFYKTQAMTLNGRFLSFPYPLTLIPVFGILGLLVLGFIGGERNWRQLLAGITGGTAKTGGVCKLSMLLAGTGVALLAFETYQIMIGTNFPTAYPIFADRLYAAFMTTLTYSQLQGWVLLIAALIFLLPLRLLAGVLIFAVPALIVGETHAFMSGYDLVQDHPDFGDRLQTSLTYTLINCQLLYWLGSLLVLAVPLWIGGRTDSRARL
- the dapE gene encoding succinyl-diaminopimelate desuccinylase; its protein translation is MSATLELLKDLIGRESVTPKDEGCQDVLAARLAPLGFNEERLNFADTQNIWLRRGDAKPLFVFLGHTDVVPTGPLEAWQSPPFEPTIRGGRLYGRGAADMKGSIAAFTTALERFLAAHPDPEGSIAIMMTSDEEGIATHGVVKVVEVLEARGEKIDWCLVGEPSSDKKIGDVIRVGRRGSLCAKMTVAGIQGHVAYPELAENPIHAFAPALKELTEEVWDKGNAFFPPTSLQVSNIHSGTGAENIIPGSVEVLFNLRFCTELDEETIKQRTQAIFDRHGLNYDIQWRLSGNPFLTSQGKLIDAAHAAIEAVTGYDTHDDTGGGTSDGRFIAPTGAEVIELGPLNESIHKVNENVGLEDLETLSGIYEQILVNLLIRS
- a CDS encoding ArsC family reductase; its protein translation is MITLFGIKNCDTCKKARQWLEQHGIAHRFHDYRVDGLPPELLQRFIDGLGWEKLLNKSSTSWRQLSADQQAGLTREKAAALMLETPTLIKRPVLDSGNTLTLGFKADQYEALNLKDAKG
- a CDS encoding isocitrate lyase/PEP mutase family protein, which gives rise to MKNPLRTLIEQPGIKAAPAVYDCLGAMVAEQAGFEFLFTSGFGLSASLLGKPDMGYLTASEMIGAACRIANSVSIPVIADMDTGYGNPLNVIRMVQEIAPSKVAGIILEDQECPKKCGHFEGKRVISVEEQVEKIKAAVYARGDSNLVIVGRTDARAIEGLQGAIARGEHYLEAGADVLFIEAPQSRDELKEIARHFAGVPLFANIIEGGKTPNLSVQELEEMGYKLAAFALSGLFSVTQALKDCFGCLKQDGSTENINKDLSFEQFKDVIHIDKHIELERKFGLL